Proteins encoded in a region of the Balneola sp. genome:
- a CDS encoding alpha/beta hydrolase: MLKKSLRKRIRYFLFIFWTAVVIWMFFQMQATGYDDSILQSNSSVMVENSSEYIKFIPVSASVNSGYSSALLFYPGALVQAEAYAPYARQLAEKGYPVIIQKIPFRLAFTEKLKTSVFEKTVELFSSYPDSVKWVLAGHSKGGAMASDFSSIHPEEISGLLLIGTSHPREVDLTSLDIPITKVYGSEDGLSSVKEVEDFSVNLPEHTSFVLVEGGNHSQFGYYGIQLGSGTASISQENQQRQLLDASLELLLNLN; this comes from the coding sequence ATGTTAAAGAAAAGCTTACGAAAAAGAATCCGGTATTTTCTGTTCATCTTTTGGACTGCAGTGGTTATATGGATGTTTTTTCAAATGCAGGCCACGGGTTATGACGACTCAATCCTTCAATCAAACTCGTCGGTGATGGTTGAAAACTCTTCGGAGTACATTAAGTTTATTCCGGTTTCAGCTTCAGTAAACTCCGGATATTCTAGTGCTTTACTTTTTTATCCCGGAGCTTTGGTTCAGGCTGAGGCATATGCACCCTATGCAAGACAATTAGCAGAGAAGGGATATCCGGTAATTATTCAGAAGATTCCTTTCCGACTAGCCTTTACAGAAAAGTTGAAAACATCGGTGTTCGAAAAGACGGTAGAGCTTTTTTCAAGCTATCCTGATTCCGTTAAATGGGTTCTGGCAGGACACTCAAAAGGTGGAGCTATGGCTTCCGATTTCTCGAGCATTCATCCTGAAGAAATTTCCGGACTCCTGCTCATCGGCACATCACATCCCAGAGAAGTAGATTTGACTAGCTTAGACATTCCAATTACGAAAGTTTATGGAAGTGAAGATGGCCTGTCATCGGTTAAAGAAGTTGAAGATTTCTCAGTGAATCTTCCTGAGCATACTTCGTTTGTTTTAGTTGAAGGGGGAAACCACTCTCAGTTTGGCTATTATGGAATACAACTTGGCTCAGGCACCGCCTCCATTTCTCAGGAGAATCAGCAACGTCAATTGCTCGATGCATCTCTAGAATTACTCTTGAACTTGAATTAA
- a CDS encoding DUF3052 family protein — MSNPLFKKLQLKDDYSVLLMNSNPGVHPLFDGIRIEFSSADDEHFDSVILFTKNESELREWIPKAADRQKKEGQLWLSYPKKSGSIDTDLSRDNTWGAVKAFGLEPVRLISLDEDWSSMRLVSKAGRKTPSKFGQDPPGVDRKTKTVIPPEDLAKALEVNPEAKAFFESIAYTHKREYVAWIYEAKKEETRQRRIAKTIELLTEGKKTR; from the coding sequence ATGTCAAATCCCTTATTCAAAAAATTACAGCTCAAAGATGATTATTCAGTGCTTTTGATGAACTCGAACCCGGGCGTTCATCCTCTGTTTGATGGAATTCGCATTGAGTTTTCATCCGCTGATGATGAGCATTTTGACTCCGTAATTCTCTTCACTAAAAATGAATCTGAGCTCAGAGAATGGATTCCCAAGGCTGCCGATAGACAAAAGAAGGAAGGCCAGCTGTGGCTTTCTTACCCCAAGAAATCCGGGAGTATTGATACAGACTTAAGCCGTGATAATACCTGGGGAGCGGTAAAGGCATTTGGACTTGAACCAGTAAGGTTAATCTCTCTGGATGAAGATTGGTCAAGTATGAGGCTGGTCAGCAAAGCTGGCCGGAAAACACCTTCAAAATTTGGACAAGACCCACCTGGAGTAGACCGAAAAACCAAAACGGTTATTCCTCCCGAAGACCTTGCCAAAGCACTTGAAGTAAATCCCGAGGCAAAGGCCTTTTTTGAATCAATAGCTTACACCCATAAACGCGAATATGTGGCCTGGATTTATGAGGCCAAAAAAGAAGAAACCCGACAACGCCGGATCGCAAAAACCATTGAGCTACTAACAGAAGGCAAAAAGACCCGGTAA
- a CDS encoding DUF2461 domain-containing protein: MESIRPGTYQFLSELKENNNREWFTENKPQYQQAHANIANFLEGLIDEMKKIDNIENESGKKSMFRIYRDVRFSKDKSPYKTHLAGFLKRSTKWLRGGYYIHFTPGGTFVGCGFWQPNKDDLKLIREELAHDAQPLRSIMEETTFKQTFGELKGDTVATAPRGYDKDHLNIDLIRYKSFYFEHKFTDEEVFSEDFVYEVTKTYLTVRPFFDYMSEVLTRHYEE, translated from the coding sequence ATGGAAAGCATACGACCCGGTACCTATCAATTTCTATCTGAGTTAAAAGAGAACAATAACCGCGAGTGGTTTACCGAGAACAAGCCTCAATACCAACAAGCGCATGCGAATATTGCTAATTTCCTGGAAGGGCTTATTGATGAGATGAAAAAGATAGATAACATTGAAAATGAGTCTGGAAAAAAATCGATGTTCAGGATTTATCGGGATGTGCGTTTTTCGAAAGATAAATCTCCCTATAAAACTCACCTGGCTGGTTTTCTTAAACGATCGACCAAATGGTTGAGGGGAGGATATTATATCCATTTCACTCCCGGAGGTACTTTTGTGGGATGCGGGTTTTGGCAACCGAATAAGGACGATTTAAAATTAATTAGAGAAGAGCTAGCCCACGACGCTCAACCGCTGCGATCTATCATGGAGGAAACCACCTTTAAACAAACATTTGGGGAGCTTAAAGGAGATACCGTTGCTACAGCGCCAAGAGGCTATGATAAAGATCACCTAAATATCGACTTAATTCGATATAAGTCGTTTTATTTTGAGCACAAGTTCACTGATGAAGAAGTGTTTTCTGAAGATTTTGTTTACGAAGTTACCAAGACCTATCTCACAGTTCGACCTTTCTTTGACTATATGAGTGAGGTATTAACAAGACATTATGAGGAATAA
- a CDS encoding T9SS C-terminal target domain-containing protein, with protein MIFFKPIVFASLFLFGVSFSIFAQSSIPPEYRGAWENQARGVLYGNEISTNFRNHGEHSRWGDFPWGFWPDGGSKHIDGMGFIIAGRVPGERAKWEAYFGEGATDTTLTPVIINYKEFGKRISPYNGNLWAWTPLNGFHNPNRLDPTTLTPNPIPATSTDKSSWPTFWPDRLDQTDSGWEGVWNGYRGKGIVNGAQETFYVMDDLSDYEYLFGLETDGPHSELGVYYPIPSDSTIGGLGIQTEVRTFQFADQIAKDMLFTHYRTTNVSEKDLKEVWTAQIVDVGLGNEENDDDIELIEEENLIILKDDDGLGISTYGQSYDLGVVGILLLEHSLDESNGIDDDNDGIIDESKFNDPGEYLVGKSAIDTYLNQNYNMERFNQLHIDLDEFPAYRNERWWTGDEDMDWIAYDDLNKNGVQDSDEPLQDDVGRDGLGPTDENYPGPDEGEADGIPTKGEPNFGELDMLESENRDISFFDVDTRPFFESGNNLRDDTWLFNQIYENQLSNRFIVPGPQNDEPFVIFGTGPIELKVNSSMYFITALVFAATEEELFVKVEQAKAIYESDYGQSMFLTNSEEDGPQVVPTEISLSQNYPNPFNPTTNIEFSLSRSGAVTLEVLDITGRKVQTLISDQNYNAGIHSVQFDAGSLSSGIYIYRLEVAGQVFTRKLTLIK; from the coding sequence ATGATATTTTTTAAGCCTATAGTATTTGCCAGCCTATTTCTGTTTGGTGTTTCTTTTTCAATATTTGCTCAGTCATCCATACCACCAGAGTATCGGGGAGCTTGGGAGAATCAAGCTCGTGGTGTTTTATATGGAAATGAAATTTCTACTAATTTCCGCAATCATGGGGAACATTCCAGGTGGGGAGATTTCCCCTGGGGGTTTTGGCCAGATGGTGGGAGTAAGCATATAGATGGAATGGGTTTCATTATAGCTGGCAGGGTTCCCGGAGAAAGAGCAAAATGGGAAGCTTATTTTGGAGAAGGAGCAACTGATACCACACTTACACCTGTAATTATTAATTACAAGGAATTTGGAAAACGAATTAGCCCATATAATGGAAATTTGTGGGCCTGGACGCCATTGAATGGGTTCCATAATCCAAATCGATTAGACCCAACTACTTTAACACCTAATCCAATACCTGCAACATCTACGGATAAAAGTTCCTGGCCAACATTTTGGCCAGATCGATTAGATCAAACAGATTCAGGATGGGAAGGAGTTTGGAACGGATATCGCGGTAAAGGAATAGTGAATGGGGCTCAGGAGACTTTTTATGTAATGGATGACCTTTCTGATTATGAATACTTGTTTGGCTTAGAGACGGATGGACCTCATAGTGAACTTGGAGTATATTATCCAATTCCAAGTGATTCAACAATAGGTGGATTAGGTATTCAAACAGAGGTAAGAACGTTCCAGTTTGCTGACCAAATTGCTAAGGATATGTTGTTTACACATTATCGAACAACTAATGTTAGTGAGAAAGATTTGAAGGAGGTGTGGACTGCTCAAATCGTTGATGTGGGATTAGGCAATGAAGAAAATGATGATGATATAGAACTGATTGAAGAGGAAAATCTGATAATTTTGAAGGATGATGACGGATTAGGTATTAGTACATACGGACAGAGTTATGATCTGGGTGTAGTAGGAATTTTGCTTCTTGAGCATTCCTTAGATGAGAGTAATGGTATCGATGATGACAATGACGGGATCATAGATGAATCCAAGTTTAATGACCCTGGTGAATATTTGGTTGGGAAATCTGCTATCGATACATATTTGAATCAAAACTACAATATGGAGCGCTTTAACCAGCTTCACATTGATTTGGATGAGTTTCCTGCATATAGGAATGAGCGTTGGTGGACAGGAGATGAAGATATGGATTGGATTGCCTATGATGATTTGAATAAGAACGGCGTACAAGACTCTGATGAACCACTGCAAGATGATGTTGGTCGTGATGGCTTGGGTCCAACAGATGAAAATTATCCGGGACCGGATGAAGGTGAGGCAGATGGGATACCAACTAAGGGAGAGCCAAATTTTGGTGAGTTGGATATGTTAGAGTCAGAGAATCGCGACATATCTTTTTTTGATGTAGATACACGTCCTTTTTTTGAGTCAGGTAATAATTTGAGGGATGATACATGGTTGTTCAATCAGATTTATGAGAATCAACTTTCAAACAGGTTTATAGTACCGGGCCCGCAAAACGACGAACCGTTTGTAATCTTTGGAACAGGTCCCATTGAATTGAAAGTAAATTCAAGTATGTATTTCATAACAGCTTTAGTTTTTGCCGCCACGGAAGAGGAATTATTTGTAAAAGTTGAGCAAGCAAAGGCCATTTATGAAAGTGATTATGGACAATCCATGTTCCTAACTAACTCAGAAGAAGATGGTCCTCAGGTAGTACCAACCGAAATATCTCTATCTCAAAACTACCCAAACCCGTTTAACCCAACTACCAACATTGAGTTTAGTCTTTCCAGATCAGGCGCAGTAACACTGGAAGTACTTGACATCACAGGAAGAAAAGTTCAGACTCTGATTTCAGATCAAAATTATAATGCCGGGATACACTCTGTTCAATTTGACGCAGGTAGTCTTTCAAGTGGGATTTACATATACCGTCTTGAAGTTGCCGGACAAGTATTTACCAGAAAATTAACCTTGATTAAGTAG
- a CDS encoding T9SS C-terminal target domain-containing protein, translating into MKNIALFSVCLFFISQTAIGQSRVSIDEYRGTQEMIARGILEGNAIQTNFRNHGEHSRWGDLPWGIWPNLTCDRFDPTCTGGGGRHIDGVGFIVAAKVVGEQAKWSYYYGEGARDTTLNPVIINYKAAGIRVSPYSSNIWGWLPLNGFHNISRVDPITFSASPVPATSDDNTSWPNSWPDRLSETTDAGWPGSWNGFRGKGLATGNQETFYVMDDFSDHEYSFGQEVEGPHSTFGVYQPSPSDSSMGGLGIQTEVRTFQFNDGIGKDMLFTHYRMTNVSEKDLEEVWTSILLESGLGVEEDDDNAQLFPEHNMIMLWDSDGVGEPTQVGSDTYDLGYVGFMLLEHSLDETNGIDDDNDGIIDESKFNGPGELIEGQTAIEAYLNANYNRDRFDNVFIPLDEFPAYQFGSWWTGDEDLDWVPFEDWNENGIYEPDLGEELIDDVGRDGIGPGNENYMGPDEGEADGIPTQGEPNFGELDMLEAENGDLTVYDLNTRPYYESGNNLRDDTWMFDRIFNSQISNPDFVMPGTIVSDEPMVIMGVGPFELPVNSSSYFITALFFAEDSTELFKKREQILAIYESDYGQSIFLTNSEEDGSQVVPTEISLSQNYPNPFNPTTNIEFSLNTTASVNLAVYDVMGREVSRLISGQNYSAGSHSINFDASGLSSGIYFYQLKIGRFIQTKKMMLIK; encoded by the coding sequence ATGAAAAATATTGCTCTCTTTAGTGTATGCCTTTTTTTTATATCCCAAACGGCAATCGGTCAATCCAGGGTTTCGATAGATGAATACCGTGGCACTCAGGAGATGATTGCTCGTGGGATATTGGAAGGCAATGCTATCCAAACTAATTTTCGCAATCATGGAGAACATTCCAGGTGGGGAGATTTGCCCTGGGGGATATGGCCAAACCTAACTTGTGATAGATTTGATCCTACCTGTACTGGTGGTGGTGGCAGGCACATTGATGGAGTTGGATTTATTGTAGCAGCAAAAGTAGTGGGTGAGCAAGCAAAATGGTCGTATTATTATGGCGAGGGTGCTCGAGATACCACACTTAATCCTGTAATTATTAACTATAAGGCTGCAGGGATACGAGTAAGCCCATATTCAAGTAATATTTGGGGGTGGCTACCGCTAAACGGGTTTCATAATATTTCCAGAGTAGACCCAATTACTTTTTCAGCCAGCCCTGTTCCGGCAACTTCTGATGACAATACTTCCTGGCCTAATTCATGGCCGGATCGACTAAGCGAGACTACAGATGCCGGGTGGCCAGGAAGCTGGAATGGATTTAGAGGCAAAGGTCTCGCTACCGGGAACCAGGAGACTTTTTATGTGATGGATGATTTTTCAGACCACGAATATTCATTTGGTCAGGAGGTCGAAGGCCCCCATAGTACTTTTGGAGTATACCAACCTTCCCCCTCTGATTCATCAATGGGGGGGCTTGGGATTCAAACAGAAGTAAGGACTTTTCAATTTAATGATGGAATTGGAAAGGATATGTTATTCACACATTATCGCATGACTAATGTAAGCGAAAAAGATCTTGAAGAAGTCTGGACTTCCATACTTCTTGAAAGTGGGTTAGGTGTTGAAGAAGATGACGACAATGCACAGTTATTTCCTGAGCACAATATGATCATGTTATGGGATAGTGATGGTGTTGGCGAACCTACTCAGGTCGGCAGTGATACATATGATTTAGGGTATGTTGGTTTTATGCTGCTTGAGCACTCTTTAGATGAGACTAATGGTATTGACGATGACAATGATGGGATAATAGATGAATCCAAGTTTAATGGCCCAGGGGAACTTATTGAGGGTCAGACTGCTATTGAGGCGTACTTAAATGCTAATTACAATCGAGACCGATTTGATAATGTTTTTATCCCTCTTGACGAATTTCCAGCCTATCAATTCGGATCATGGTGGACAGGTGATGAAGATCTTGATTGGGTTCCTTTCGAAGATTGGAACGAAAATGGAATATATGAACCGGATTTAGGGGAAGAATTGATTGATGATGTAGGAAGAGATGGGATTGGTCCTGGAAATGAGAATTATATGGGCCCTGATGAAGGCGAAGCCGATGGCATTCCAACCCAAGGAGAACCTAATTTTGGAGAATTGGATATGCTTGAAGCGGAGAATGGAGACTTAACGGTTTATGATCTGAACACTCGCCCCTACTATGAAAGCGGAAATAATCTAAGAGACGATACATGGATGTTTGATCGGATTTTTAACTCACAGATTTCCAATCCTGATTTTGTAATGCCAGGCACAATAGTTTCAGATGAGCCAATGGTAATTATGGGAGTTGGTCCATTTGAGCTTCCGGTAAATTCCAGTTCTTACTTTATAACGGCACTATTTTTTGCTGAAGACAGTACGGAGCTTTTCAAGAAAAGGGAGCAAATCTTAGCTATTTATGAGAGTGATTATGGACAATCCATATTTCTTACCAATTCAGAAGAAGATGGTTCTCAAGTAGTACCAACCGAAATATCTCTTTCTCAAAACTATCCCAACCCATTTAACCCAACTACCAACATTGAGTTTAGTCTGAATACTACAGCTAGTGTGAACTTGGCTGTATATGATGTAATGGGGAGAGAGGTAAGCCGATTGATTTCTGGGCAAAACTATAGTGCCGGAAGCCATAGCATAAATTTTGATGCATCCGGTTTATCAAGTGGGATATATTTTTACCAGTTAAAAATTGGTAGGTTTATTCAAACAAAGAAAATGATGCTAATCAAATAA
- a CDS encoding SDR family oxidoreductase: MDLNNKLCVVTGANSGIGFETTKELVKRGAFVVMVCRNEDKAEAAKRKIQEEVHGGGMEIILCDFSIQSEIRSAAEKIKSTYQTIDMLINNHGLVSAKYQETVDGLEYTFAVNHIGYFLFTNLLLDHLKAAERARIINVASDAHKGGRFDPDNIQLKDGYSNWTAYGNSKLYNILFTVGLADRLKETNVTVNCLHPGVIRSNFGNNGSGVFKLFWKMCGPFMKSNRQGAETTIYLATSDEVEEVNGAYFKNSKVTTPSKIARNKKYAEKLWEYSESVVDS; this comes from the coding sequence ATGGATTTAAATAATAAACTATGCGTAGTAACAGGAGCTAATTCAGGAATTGGTTTCGAAACCACAAAAGAACTAGTAAAAAGAGGGGCTTTTGTTGTCATGGTTTGCCGAAATGAAGACAAGGCAGAAGCAGCTAAACGAAAAATCCAGGAAGAAGTGCATGGTGGAGGTATGGAAATCATTCTTTGTGATTTCTCCATTCAATCTGAGATTCGAAGTGCTGCAGAAAAAATTAAGTCAACATATCAAACCATCGACATGCTGATCAATAATCATGGTCTGGTGTCAGCTAAGTACCAGGAAACCGTTGATGGTTTAGAGTATACCTTTGCAGTAAATCATATTGGATATTTCCTATTTACCAACCTCCTGCTAGATCATTTAAAAGCAGCAGAAAGAGCCCGGATTATTAATGTGGCTTCAGATGCACATAAAGGAGGGCGTTTTGATCCAGATAACATTCAGCTAAAAGATGGATACAGTAACTGGACAGCGTATGGAAATTCTAAACTGTACAATATCCTGTTCACGGTAGGATTAGCTGACAGGCTTAAAGAAACCAATGTAACAGTTAACTGCCTCCACCCCGGAGTGATTCGTTCTAATTTTGGGAATAATGGCTCCGGTGTGTTCAAGCTTTTCTGGAAAATGTGTGGGCCTTTTATGAAATCAAACCGCCAGGGAGCAGAGACCACCATATATCTGGCAACATCAGATGAAGTAGAAGAAGTAAACGGTGCGTATTTCAAAAACAGCAAAGTCACCACCCCTTCAAAAATAGCCCGGAATAAAAAGTACGCGGAAAAACTTTGGGAGTATAGTGAATCGGTAGTCGATAGTTAA
- a CDS encoding co-chaperone GroES → MIQEYLNSIDKFVVVGDRVLIKPRDMETHTRSGLVLPASVKEKEEIQSGYILKTGPGYPIPNHDVEEVWKATEDTRYIGMQASEGDLAIFLKSRSFEIEFENEKYLIVPHSAILLLIRDEIEG, encoded by the coding sequence ATGATTCAGGAATATCTTAATTCTATCGACAAATTTGTTGTTGTTGGTGATCGGGTGCTTATCAAACCCCGGGATATGGAAACGCATACCCGTAGCGGCCTGGTTCTACCAGCATCTGTAAAAGAGAAAGAAGAAATTCAAAGTGGATATATCTTAAAAACAGGTCCCGGATATCCCATCCCAAATCATGATGTAGAAGAAGTGTGGAAGGCTACTGAGGACACCCGTTATATTGGTATGCAAGCCAGCGAAGGTGATTTGGCTATTTTTTTGAAGAGCAGGTCATTCGAAATTGAATTCGAAAACGAGAAATACCTGATTGTCCCTCACTCAGCAATTTTGCTACTCATCAGAGATGAAATCGAGGGGTAA
- a CDS encoding MBL fold metallo-hydrolase gives MKRRDFLFNSALVGAGAFLPLNIFSNTFFRRDFSLIRRNVGVYTERGGTIGWLLNDNALVAVDSQFPNSAANCIAGLKERTSRKMDYLINTHHHGDHTAGNSAFKDFTTHIVAHENVPGYQLAAAERRGQEVVDAQVTADLTFSDKWSQEVGDETVHATYYGRAHTGGDSVIYFENANIAHMGDLVFNRAYPFIDPGAGAWIKNWVEVLRTTVNELPADAIYICGHGNANYGIQASKGDVLRKSDFLEELLMFTQKGIDEGKSKEEIASAEVIPGFEDFQAPGWGLTLEFNINTAYDELTSN, from the coding sequence ATGAAACGACGTGATTTCCTCTTCAATTCTGCTTTAGTTGGAGCAGGTGCTTTTCTTCCTCTTAATATTTTTTCAAATACTTTTTTTAGGCGTGATTTTTCCCTCATTCGGAGAAATGTGGGAGTATATACAGAGCGCGGAGGTACTATTGGGTGGCTATTAAATGATAATGCTCTTGTTGCTGTGGATTCACAGTTTCCGAATTCGGCAGCCAATTGCATTGCCGGTTTAAAAGAGCGTACCAGCAGGAAAATGGACTATTTAATCAACACACATCACCACGGAGACCACACAGCTGGTAACTCAGCTTTCAAAGATTTTACTACTCATATTGTTGCTCATGAAAATGTACCCGGGTATCAGTTAGCTGCTGCAGAGAGGAGAGGGCAGGAAGTAGTCGACGCCCAGGTCACGGCAGATCTTACTTTTTCTGACAAATGGAGTCAAGAAGTTGGCGACGAAACTGTTCACGCAACCTATTATGGGCGTGCTCATACAGGTGGAGATTCAGTTATCTATTTTGAAAATGCGAATATAGCCCACATGGGAGATTTAGTTTTCAATAGAGCCTACCCTTTTATCGATCCGGGAGCGGGTGCTTGGATTAAAAACTGGGTTGAAGTTTTACGAACTACAGTTAATGAGCTACCAGCAGATGCCATTTATATTTGTGGTCATGGAAATGCCAACTATGGAATCCAGGCTTCAAAAGGAGATGTGCTCAGAAAAAGTGATTTCCTTGAAGAACTTTTGATGTTTACTCAAAAAGGAATAGATGAAGGAAAATCAAAAGAGGAAATTGCCAGCGCAGAGGTGATACCGGGTTTTGAAGACTTCCAGGCTCCGGGTTGGGGGCTAACCCTTGAGTTCAATATCAATACAGCGTATGACGAACTCACCTCAAACTGA
- a CDS encoding cation transporter has translation MAHDHKHHHHHHFNDSSIWKLWVSIFLNLVITIAQFIGGILSNSLALLSDAVHNLNDTLSLVISLVARKISKKGVNQSKTFGYKRAEIIGAFINLITLLIVALFLIKEGLERFFYPQPIDGFTMFWVAIIGLIGNFVTAALLFKESKENLNLKSAYIHILSDGLSSVGVIIGGWLIYTYNWYIVDTILTVAIGAYILFHSYHMLRETIEILMQAKPGELDLEKLSSEMLQVKGVCDVHHLHVWSLDESQVMLECHVVIEKEDLKHMEEIKSSLKKLLHDSFNISHSTMEFEFEPCTAHYHEAGHSH, from the coding sequence ATGGCTCACGATCATAAACACCATCATCATCACCATTTTAATGATTCGTCTATATGGAAATTGTGGGTTTCCATATTCCTGAATCTGGTAATAACAATCGCTCAATTTATCGGTGGCATACTATCAAACAGCCTGGCTTTACTTTCCGATGCTGTCCATAATTTAAATGATACCTTGTCTCTGGTTATTAGTCTTGTAGCTCGTAAGATTTCAAAAAAAGGGGTTAATCAAAGCAAAACCTTTGGGTATAAAAGAGCCGAGATCATTGGAGCCTTTATTAATCTTATCACCCTGTTGATAGTCGCTCTATTTTTGATTAAGGAAGGCCTTGAACGATTTTTTTATCCTCAGCCTATCGATGGCTTCACTATGTTTTGGGTAGCCATTATAGGATTGATTGGCAACTTTGTAACCGCGGCTCTTCTATTCAAGGAATCGAAAGAAAACCTCAATCTTAAGAGTGCTTACATCCATATTCTTTCTGATGGGCTTTCATCCGTCGGGGTAATTATTGGTGGATGGCTCATCTACACCTACAACTGGTACATTGTAGATACCATCCTTACTGTAGCTATTGGAGCCTATATTTTATTCCACTCCTATCACATGCTTCGGGAGACTATTGAAATTTTGATGCAGGCCAAGCCCGGTGAGCTGGATTTGGAAAAACTTAGTTCAGAAATGCTTCAGGTTAAAGGGGTTTGTGATGTACACCATCTTCATGTTTGGAGCCTGGACGAAAGCCAGGTGATGCTGGAATGTCATGTTGTAATAGAGAAAGAAGATCTGAAGCATATGGAAGAGATCAAGTCTTCGTTAAAAAAACTTCTGCACGACTCTTTCAATATTTCCCATTCAACCATGGAGTTTGAATTTGAACCTTGTACCGCTCATTATCACGAAGCTGGGCACTCGCATTAA
- a CDS encoding transporter, protein MKKLTLLVVTVLSFTTLVSAQWSSGRPDGHAPINVMGDHTHKKGEIMFSYRFMWMNMDGNGDGTDEVSNSGLLRPNGGAYMVAPVTMPMQMHMLGAMYAVTDDLTLMLMLPYQSMEMDHITAMGGEFVTESSGLGDIKLSGMYNIYAGGRSKSHVQLGVSFPTGTIDNKDENPMSDGEDVTLPYPMQIGSGTFDLLPAITYLAQTDQFSFGSQLKGVIRLGENDQDYTFGDRLSFVNWIGYKLSDIFSPQLSLNLSTWGDISGESPDLAMANSDVVVHTVDPDLKAGTRLDLGIGLNIQGPGDLHDLRFGAMYELPVYQNLDGPQMWNAGILTLGLQYALD, encoded by the coding sequence ATGAAAAAATTAACTCTATTGGTGGTAACGGTACTTTCTTTTACCACCCTTGTAAGCGCTCAATGGAGCTCCGGAAGACCTGATGGTCATGCACCTATCAATGTGATGGGAGATCATACCCACAAAAAAGGGGAGATCATGTTCTCATACCGATTTATGTGGATGAATATGGATGGTAATGGTGATGGAACTGACGAAGTTTCAAACTCCGGCTTACTCCGTCCAAACGGCGGAGCCTATATGGTTGCTCCGGTTACTATGCCTATGCAAATGCACATGCTTGGTGCCATGTATGCTGTAACAGATGACCTCACACTAATGCTGATGCTTCCATACCAAAGCATGGAAATGGATCACATTACTGCAATGGGAGGGGAATTCGTTACGGAATCTTCTGGTCTCGGAGATATCAAGCTTTCAGGGATGTACAATATCTATGCAGGTGGCAGATCTAAATCACATGTACAGCTAGGCGTTAGTTTTCCAACAGGTACCATAGATAATAAAGATGAAAACCCAATGAGCGACGGTGAAGATGTCACACTACCTTATCCTATGCAAATTGGATCAGGTACCTTCGATCTTCTTCCGGCTATAACCTACCTTGCTCAAACCGATCAATTTTCTTTTGGTTCTCAACTCAAAGGAGTGATCAGGCTTGGCGAGAATGACCAAGATTACACGTTTGGAGACCGGTTGAGCTTTGTGAATTGGATAGGATATAAACTCTCAGATATTTTTAGCCCACAATTAAGCCTCAACCTTTCTACCTGGGGTGACATTAGTGGCGAAAGTCCTGACTTGGCCATGGCTAATTCAGATGTGGTTGTACACACTGTTGATCCCGACTTAAAGGCGGGAACCCGTCTGGATTTAGGGATTGGTTTGAATATCCAGGGGCCTGGAGATTTACATGACTTACGTTTTGGAGCTATGTATGAGCTCCCTGTTTACCAAAACTTGGATGGACCCCAAATGTGGAATGCAGGAATCCTTACCTTAGGGTTGCAATACGCTTTAGATTAA
- a CDS encoding SCO family protein encodes MKQFIYFTLILVLASACNPGPEIIDDLGDKSFQLLNQDSVLVTFPDDFQDKYVVMGFVYTNCPDICPLITQNLIKIQKDLGYPENVHFLGVSFDPERDTPSVLSRYKEVFNLDKNFDFLTGNPEVVSELMDSVRVRSQVSMSTTTEDGRELYFLNHSDKIMVLDKKSRIIIEYGGSMPSVPTLIVEDFKALR; translated from the coding sequence ATGAAACAGTTCATTTACTTCACTCTCATTCTTGTCCTTGCTTCAGCCTGTAACCCGGGCCCGGAAATTATCGATGATCTAGGCGATAAATCCTTCCAGCTTCTTAACCAGGATAGTGTTTTAGTCACATTTCCTGATGATTTTCAGGACAAATATGTAGTAATGGGATTTGTATATACTAATTGCCCGGATATCTGTCCTCTAATTACTCAGAACCTAATTAAGATCCAGAAGGATCTTGGCTACCCGGAAAACGTACATTTTCTGGGAGTAAGCTTTGACCCAGAGCGAGATACTCCATCGGTGCTATCCAGGTATAAAGAAGTATTCAATCTGGATAAAAACTTCGACTTCCTAACGGGGAATCCTGAAGTAGTCTCCGAGTTAATGGATAGTGTGAGGGTTCGTTCCCAGGTTTCTATGTCAACTACTACCGAAGATGGACGCGAGCTTTACTTCTTAAACCACTCGGATAAGATTATGGTCTTGGATAAAAAATCGAGGATCATTATTGAGTATGGTGGGAGTATGCCTTCCGTTCCGACTCTAATCGTGGAGGACTTTAAGGCACTTCGATGA